aagtattttgtatatttatattttatgaatatagactgtaaagttataatatatcttttttcataacattttttagtttttctttgattatcatattatttttttagtaattacgtattttaatatattgttgaaaaataaaataataaatttttaaatatgaaaatatttaataaataaagagtgaaagagatgaaattaaaaaaattatttaaaatgaattatatatcAAATAGAACCTAAAAACTGTCATCTTTATAAAGAGAAATTCAATACTCAGTACGTCGTCTTCTGGTTTAGACATCTTGTTTAGAGTTGTCCGAATACTTTACACAGCACTATCTTACCAAAGCAGTCGCGAGGTATGTTggcaaattttgaaatttttacttTGTACAAAGATCAAAAtctaatttaaagaaaaacaaaaaatacagcAGTTTTTGAAGCATGAAAGACAACTTATTTTATCAAACTACATAAGAAAAAAGGAAACTAGTAATAGCTCTGGTTTTTTCAAATGCATTATTTGGTAATCAACAAGTGAGGGAACGAAGAAGCATTTATACAAATATCTCTGGGAGAAGGTACGAAGAGAGTAAAAGTTATTGTATGCGTTGgcttattcatataattttccATCATCGAACACACCTTAACAAGTTGAATTTACCTAGCATGAGGAATGAGTTGGGTGCTCAGATTCACATTGAGCGGTTCAAATGAATTTGCACCACTGTTATATTTTGTTCGAGCTATTTCGGTTGCTAAAGTCTCCTTTAGGTCAGACACTATCACACTCATAATTGGCCTTTCGTTGGGACTTAGAGAAACACAAGCTATTGCTATTTCCACGGCTTTCCAGGCTGAGTTAATGTCAAAATCTCCTTCAAACCTTGAGTCAACAATGGCCCTGATATCCCCTAATGCAACCAGGGATCTAACCCAATCAATTATGTGACTCTTTTCTTCATTCCTTGCTATTACCTGCTGGCCTGTGATTATTTCCAAAAGAACCACTCCGAAGCTATAAACATCACTTTTCTCTGTTAATCTATTGGATGTGTAATAACTGCAATTCAAGACAAATCACGAAACCCAGTTTATTTTCTGACGGTGTATGTATGTGATGATATCTCAAAATCTCATTTTCCGAGAAATTAATGGATGGACAGTAATTCAAGTACTTACTCAGGGTCCAGATAACCAGGAGTACCAGCTATAACAGTTGACACATGTGATCTCCCATCAGCTGGGATAATTTTGGATAGACCAAAATCTGATAATTTTGCTTGGAAGTTTTCAGTCAACAAGATGTTTGAAGATTTTACGTCCCTGTGTATTATAGGTGGCTTGCAACCATTTTGCAGATACTCCAATCCTATATTAGATTTTATGGAAAAACAAGTTACGATAGAGTAAAAGAGAGTTCACAAAACTGTCAAAAAGCATAATTTGAAGTTTATTTTCTTACCCAAGGCTGCGTCCACTGCTATATGCAGTCTGTCTTCCCAGCTCAAGAGTTTTGATTTACTGTGTTTGCCTGCAAGAACATGTTAACTTTCTATACGTGctgatttttttgtttactaGAAGTCAGTCATACACAACTCATACAGTTGGGCAATATATGAAAATACCATATCCAGAATTCTGGAATGCAAAAACTAACTAGGAAATTGATTTGCACAGATTTTTAAAAAGAACTTCGTTTTATTTGGGAACTAACCAGAGAGATGTTCCTCTAAGTTTCCATTAGCCATATACTCGTATATGAGACTCTTATTGGTTCCTTCACTACAGTAACCAATAAGGGAAGTCAGATTTTTATGATGAACTCTTATTAGAAGTTTAACCtgaaaatcaaaaccaaaaccatcTTTAGCCATATATACTTATTACTCAGCTCAAAAACCAAATGCAAAGTGATTAATCATTTACCTCTGCTTGAAATTGCTCATAACCACGAAATGATGAAGGGGAAAGCATTTTGACAGCAACTGGAGCGTCTTCGATATAGCCCAGATAAACTGTTCCAAATCCTCCTTTACCAACAATTGTAGTGAAATTGTTGGTGATTTGAATGATATCAgagtatgaatatttttttttttttaacttctttaATGAGTCATCTTGTTCTGTGTACTGCAGGGAGATCTCACTTTGATCCTTTTCTACCATCCAAGCTGTTAGATATTGTACAATAGTTTGGAAACTCGCAGTTAAAGTTGAATATATGTTTGGcaaattatcaacaaaaaaaaagttatcagTCTTTTATCATTGTTGCATCACCCACCTTTTGATTTTCTCCTCTTAAGGATCCACAATACAGCTGCCACAGCCACCAGAAGGATCAAAACCCCGCATATTGATGCTACCAAGGGCATAACAATGTTATGTCTGTTCTCGATGCATTGACCATGTTCACAGATATATGGATTTTGACCCAAACTGCATGGAAATCACAGAAGATTTATGTTCAAAGTTTAAGCAGCCTTGCAAGTAGAGTAAAAGTTAATCATGTCAAGTCTGGGGCTCTGATAAATCTGAGTTTGATCACCCTTGAAAACATAATGTCTAATTATAACCTATTACTTGATCGGGTGTTTTTTAAAAGGTCGGATTGGATCCATATTTGGTTTCATCAATGAGCgagtttaaaagtttattttattcaattttcttaaattatgtaatatagttagaattaattaagttttaagttttataaatttagtttttttttttaattttattaaaaaaattatatattgaatatctataatttttatatggactatgttaaatttaaataaaaagtttaagaattcATATGGTAGAAGAAATAGACCGTTAAACTCATTTTAAACAAGCTGTGGAATATTTTAGTGACTTATCATCTGaattcttaaaaataagttagaaaatttATAGCATATTTTGTCTATATGCTCTGTTAAATACTTAAACAAAGACTTGTATAATAAGATAAGTCAAATAATAACTGAGAATAGTCTTTCTTTgaattataatcaattataataatcgTCGTTATAAGCAACCACATTAGGAATGAGTACTTTTAGTAAGATTCATATACCTTAGGGTTAGTGAACCTTTCTTAGATTTTTCAACAAGTGCCGACGGAATTGAACCGGAGAGGTTATTCTTCTCCAAGTTTCtgccaaaacaagaaaatattaataaataatcattttctcttttctgaCTTCAATTAATGGACCAGTAACTTACAAGATCTTTAAGTGTTGTAACTCAGCCAAAAAATCAGGAACCTCATCGTTTAAGCTATTATTCGATAAGTccctacaaaacaaataatttagcGTTTTTCAAGTACGTTTAAATCTTGACTCATCTATTTTTGAGGCAGAATACATGTCGATTCTTCATACATCATAAGTACgtaagaaagaataaaaagttttaaacgAGATATTTTTCTTGTCTGATCTATCTTTGAATCGggtgaaataaaagaaaaaaaaaaaaaaacaaactcacAGCTTCTCCAACATGGTGAGCTTTGAGATTGAAGGGTCAATCTTTCCTGATAATCCACTTGACGATAAATTCCTGTTTTGCtcaatgaataattatataCGATATCTCTCAGTTTTATAAACCTATAACAATAATTTGGCAACATGACTTACAAAGTTGTGATTCTTGGTAACTCATTGTCACCGTAAGTACAGTTGAGACCATTCCACAAGTAGGTTGCAGGCGCGCATGGATCACCTTGCCAATCTCTTTTCACTCCATAAACTGACTTTATGGTAGTAATGGCATCAACTATGTTTgaaatgataacaaaaaattgtaaaaggtGGTTAAGATCATGTACAACAACGTATACAAAAGAAATGGATTTAAAATACGATAGTTTCGCGACTTACCATCTCCTTGGAGTGTATCAGATTGATGAAATTCTTGTACTCTGTAAATTTCAACGGCACTAATGATGGGAGGCAGGGTAGAACTTTCGGTCCTTTCCAGTGAAAAGTTAATTGCTTTTCCGCTGATGGCTGACTGCGTATATATAGTAAGCACACGTCGGTACTCTGGAGAACAATCTGAAAACCATGATTCAGCGTTCCTCATGATGTTGAATCGTCTTGTCTGATTCGTGGTGAACAATTCCGTGAAGTGCATGTAGACATAGAATTGGTCAGTTTCATTTTCTGGCTCCCAACTTATTAGCAGTGGAGCACTAGCATTTGCTGGTGTAACTGCGGTGCTCATCACAATTGCGGGCGGTTTGTAATCATTCTGCCCTAATGACTCGGCAGGAATAGAAACACTTAATTGTGACCAATCTTTGCTGTCACCAAATTTGTCATACCAGAAACGATCTAAATCATCATATTGGTACCTGTGAAAAATTAAGTAGAAAATAGGTGCAGTTAATATCCAATACACCGTTTAATGCAACATATTTAATTCAACTTGAAAGAGGACACCCGATAAGTATAACACTAGTTAGACATTAGCACAGTCAAAGATTTTACACTACCTccaattcaaaatcttaaaataacgaggttatgaatttttttttatataatgttcaactttttttatcttttattcaataaactcacacttggataTGTTATCCCAACATGAGCTCACCTGTAGCTTTGGTTTGAACCTAAATCCCACCGGTAGTAAGTTTCCAATGAGCCAAATTGAGtgacataaatattatttggcAAAGTTCTAAATTCTATGGCAGATATAAATGGTGTTCCAT
This region of Vigna unguiculata cultivar IT97K-499-35 chromosome 5, ASM411807v1, whole genome shotgun sequence genomic DNA includes:
- the LOC114185309 gene encoding LRR receptor-like serine/threonine-protein kinase IOS1, translating into MWTVRSFPEGKRNCYKINITRDSKYLIRTSYLYGNYDGLNKTPQFDTHLGANWWHTVTLSNASTPQGKEIIHVTSQDYVQICLVNTGYGTPFISAIEFRTLPNNIYVTQFGSLETYYRWDLGSNQSYRYQYDDLDRFWYDKFGDSKDWSQLSVSIPAESLGQNDYKPPAIVMSTAVTPANASAPLLISWEPENETDQFYVYMHFTELFTTNQTRRFNIMRNAESWFSDCSPEYRRVLTIYTQSAISGKAINFSLERTESSTLPPIISAVEIYRVQEFHQSDTLQGDVDAITTIKSVYGVKRDWQGDPCAPATYLWNGLNCTYGDNELPRITTLNLSSSGLSGKIDPSISKLTMLEKLDLSNNSLNDEVPDFLAELQHLKILNLEKNNLSGSIPSALVEKSKKGSLTLSLGQNPYICEHGQCIENRHNIVMPLVASICGVLILLVAVAAVLWILKRRKSKAWMVEKDQSEISLQYTEQDDSLKKLKKKKYSYSDIIQITNNFTTIVGKGGFGTVYLGYIEDAPVAVKMLSPSSFRGYEQFQAEVKLLIRVHHKNLTSLIGYCSEGTNKSLIYEYMANGNLEEHLSGKHSKSKLLSWEDRLHIAVDAALGLEYLQNGCKPPIIHRDVKSSNILLTENFQAKLSDFGLSKIIPADGRSHVSTVIAGTPGYLDPDYYTSNRLTEKSDVYSFGVVLLEIITGQQVIARNEEKSHIIDWVRSLVALGDIRAIVDSRFEGDFDINSAWKAVEIAIACVSLSPNERPIMSVIVSDLKETLATEIARTKYNSGANSFEPLNVNLSTQLIPHAR